A genome region from Numida meleagris isolate 19003 breed g44 Domestic line chromosome 14, NumMel1.0, whole genome shotgun sequence includes the following:
- the SCARF2 gene encoding scavenger receptor class F member 2 isoform X1 — MAALGLRPPRPNGAAVLLLLLAVLSCGAAQELSPRGRNVCRAAGSSVLVCCPGWRQQGSECVIAVCEGNFTCKENEVCVRPSECRCRHGYFGANCDTKCPRQFWGPDCKEMCSCHPNGQCEDVTGQCTCNPNRWGPKCENICLCKHGKCDQKTGKCTCEPNWWGPQCSSSCYCSHNSQCDQQTGNCLCQPGWWGRGCNNQCSCNNSPCEQFTGRCQCRERTFGPRCDRYCQCYKGKCNQVDGTCTCEPGYRGKYCREPCPAGFYGQGCRRRCGQCKSLQPCTVADGRCLTCEAGWNGTKCDQPCSAGFYGEGCEKLCPPCKDGHTCNHINGKCSHCNPGWIGDRCETKCRNGTYGENCAFVCSDCVSGECHFETGRCLCRAGSHGTYCNLTCPPGHYGANCAQACSCHDGACDPLTGACHMEANQRMGVIGAGALLALLLILLLSLLCCCCICRKKDEGHGANQDPVAAKKPPRRLCGRFSRISMKLPRIPLRRQKMPKVVVAHHDLENTLNCSFIEPPSVVEQPSPSWSSRGSFSSFDTTDEGPVYCVPHEESVGDSRDRAPSSSPGEKLVAPAGGEEAAEYSFLKETGSVKAFHADSSETPLLKSSDSERSSCGSGSASAALYARVARLSKQSKEEEETALSPERTKPRPPDPSTKPKVSWIHSRYNSNQSNSLPSRSPEPATARPSSPEHGQGLAKRKRSPSETSAGVHGKAEEKGSGGTRSKERPQKHPKEPGVSEGKASLATEPQSPSKPKQRSKASMEQMENINGAVQNAFKKMGGFHAERRAGEAPRSPSASKPRSEALHPHLASEAATLLAAQLKEKTQSLNKAEGSARPNGVGAQREKPTPPQKAKRSAATGSQKASKPLLPTSPNLQKLIPATAEPTAGGEPRRVEKQTTVSSQDPAPPSEQTVKKTPIKKPPRKKSREATLEPPKAAAVPVQMVQ; from the exons ctcctccgtGCTCGTGTGCTGCCCAGGATGGAGGCAACAAGGAAGCGAGTGTGTGATAG CTGTCTGCGAAGGGAACTTTACCTGCAAGGAGAACGAGGTGTGCGTGAGACCCAGCGAGTGCCGCTGCCGCCACGGCTACTTCGGTGCCAACTGCGACACCA AGTGTCCCCGTCAGTTCTGGGGCCCCGACTGCAAGGAGATGTGCAGCTGCCACCCCAACGGGCAGTGTGAGGACGTGACGGGCCAGTGCACCTGCAACCCCAACCGCTGGGGCCCCAAGTGCGAGAACATCTGCCTCTGCAAGCACGGCAAGTGCGACCAGAAGACGGGCAAGTGCACCTGCGAGCCCAACTGGTGGGGCCCCCagtgctccagctcctgctaCTGCAGCCACAACTCCCAGTGCGACCAGCAGACCGGCAACTGCCTGTGCCAGCCGGGCTGGTGGGGCCGCGGCTGCAACAACCAGTGCTCCTGCAACAACTCGCCCTGCGAGCAGTTCACCGGGCGCTGCCAGTGCCGCGAGCGCACCTTCGGGCCCCGCTGCGACCGCTACTGCCAGTGCTACAAGGGGAAGTGCAACCAGGTGGATGGCACCTGCACCTGTGAGCCGGGCTACCGTGGCAAGTATTGCCGCGAGCCATGCCCGGCCGGCTTCTATGGGCAAGGCTGCCGGAGGCG GTGCGGGCAGTGCAagagcctgcagccctgcaccgTGGCGGATGGGCGCTGCCTGACGTGCGAGGCGGGATGGAACGGCACCAAGTGCGACCAGCCCTGCTCGGCTGGTTTCTATGGGGAGGGCTGCGAGAAGCTCTGCCCCCCCTGCAAGGATGGCCACACCTGCAACCACATCAACGGCAAGTGCTCGCACTGCAACCCTGGCTGGATTGGAGACAG GTGCGAAACCAAGTGCCGCAATGGGACGTACGGGGAGAACTGTGCCTTCGTCTGCAGCGACTGCGTCAGCGGAGAGTGCCACTTCGAGACGGGACGGTGCCTGTGCCGCGCCGGCTCCCACGGCACGTA CTGTAACCTCACCTGCCCACCCGGCCACTATGGAGCCAACTGCGCTCAAGCCTGCAGCTGCCACGACGGCGCCTGCGACCCGCTGACGGGCGCCTGCCACATGG AAGCCAACCAGCGGATGGGGGTGATCGGGGCCGGAGCTCTGCTGGCGCTGCTGCTCATcctcctgctctcactgctctgctgctgctgcatctgcCGCAAGAAAGACGAAGGGCACGG AGCAAATCAGGACCCGGTGGCAGCCAAGAAGCCGCCAAGACGCTTGTGCGGGCGCTTCAGCCGCATCAGCATGAAGCTGCCACGCATCCCCCTGCGCCGCCAGAAGATGCCCAAGGTCGTAG TAGCTCACCACGACCTGGAGAACACGCTGAACTGCAGCTTCATCGAGCCACCCTCGGTGGTGGAGCAGCCCTCCCCATCCTGGTCATCCCGTggctccttctcttccttcgACACCACGGATGAGGGGCCAGTGTACTGCGTGCCCCATGAAG AGAGCGTGGGtgacagcagggacagggcaccatCCTCCAGCCCCGGTGAGAAGCTCGTGGCCCCGGCCGgtggggaggaggcagctgagTACAGCTTCCTGAAGGAGACAGGCTCTGTCAAGGCCTTCCATGCCGACAGCAGCGAAACGCCCCTGCTCAAATCCTCGGACAGCGAGCGCTCGTCCTGCGGGTCGGGCTCGGCCAGCGCCGCGCTCTACGCCAGGGTCGCCCGCCTCTCCAAGCAGtccaaggaggaggaggagacagcGCTGTCCCCAGAAAGAACCAAGCCCCGTCCTCCTGACCCATCCACCAAGCCCAAGGTGTCCTGGATCCACAGCCGCTACAACTCCAACCAGTCCAACTCGCTGCCCAGCCGCTCCCCGGAGCCAGCGACCGCCCGGCCCAGCAGCCCTGAGCACGGCCAAGGCTTGGCCAAGAGGAAGAGGAGCCCCAGCGAGACGTCGGCTGGTGTGCACGGCAAAGCGGAGGAGAAGGGCAGCGGTGGCACACGTAGCAAGGAGAGACCACAGAAGCACCCCAAGGAGCCTGGCGTCTCTGAGGGCAAAGCCAGCCTTGCCACGGAGCCCCAGTCGCCTTCGAAACCCAAACAGAGGAGCAAGGCCAGCATGGAGCAGATGGAGAACATCAACGGGGCGGTGCAGAACGCCTTCAAAAAGATGGGCGGCTTCCATGCGGAGCGGCGGGCCGGGGAGGCCCCGCgcagccccagtgccagcaAGCCACGCTCCGAGGCCCTCCATCCCCACCTGGCCTCCGAGGCAGCCACGCTGCTGGCGGcccagctgaaggaaaagactCAGAGCCTCAACAAGGCGGAGGGCAGCGCCCGGCCCAACGGGGTGGGGGCCCAGCGGGAGAAGCCCACCCCACCCCAGAAAGCCAAGCGCTCGGCGGCCACCGGCAGCCAGAAGGCCAGCAAGCCCCTGCTGCCCACCTCGCCCAACCTGCAGAAACTGATCCCCGCCACGGCCGAGCCGACGGCCGGGGGCGAGCCCAGGCGGGTGGAGAAACAAACCACGGTCAGCAGCCAGGACCCGGCTCCCCCGAGCGAGCAGACGGTCAAGAAGACGCCCATTAAAAAGCCCCCCAGGAAGAAGAGCCGAGAAGCCACCCTGGAGCCGCCCAAAGCAGCTGCGGTGCCAGTGCAGATGGTGCAGTAA
- the SCARF2 gene encoding scavenger receptor class F member 2 isoform X3: MCSCHPNGQCEDVTGQCTCNPNRWGPKCENICLCKHGKCDQKTGKCTCEPNWWGPQCSSSCYCSHNSQCDQQTGNCLCQPGWWGRGCNNQCSCNNSPCEQFTGRCQCRERTFGPRCDRYCQCYKGKCNQVDGTCTCEPGYRGKYCREPCPAGFYGQGCRRRCGQCKSLQPCTVADGRCLTCEAGWNGTKCDQPCSAGFYGEGCEKLCPPCKDGHTCNHINGKCSHCNPGWIGDRCETKCRNGTYGENCAFVCSDCVSGECHFETGRCLCRAGSHGTYCNLTCPPGHYGANCAQACSCHDGACDPLTGACHMEANQRMGVIGAGALLALLLILLLSLLCCCCICRKKDEGHGANQDPVAAKKPPRRLCGRFSRISMKLPRIPLRRQKMPKVVVAHHDLENTLNCSFIEPPSVVEQPSPSWSSRGSFSSFDTTDEGPVYCVPHEESVGDSRDRAPSSSPGEKLVAPAGGEEAAEYSFLKETGSVKAFHADSSETPLLKSSDSERSSCGSGSASAALYARVARLSKQSKEEEETALSPERTKPRPPDPSTKPKVSWIHSRYNSNQSNSLPSRSPEPATARPSSPEHGQGLAKRKRSPSETSAGVHGKAEEKGSGGTRSKERPQKHPKEPGVSEGKASLATEPQSPSKPKQRSKASMEQMENINGAVQNAFKKMGGFHAERRAGEAPRSPSASKPRSEALHPHLASEAATLLAAQLKEKTQSLNKAEGSARPNGVGAQREKPTPPQKAKRSAATGSQKASKPLLPTSPNLQKLIPATAEPTAGGEPRRVEKQTTVSSQDPAPPSEQTVKKTPIKKPPRKKSREATLEPPKAAAVPVQMVQ; encoded by the exons ATGTGCAGCTGCCACCCCAACGGGCAGTGTGAGGACGTGACGGGCCAGTGCACCTGCAACCCCAACCGCTGGGGCCCCAAGTGCGAGAACATCTGCCTCTGCAAGCACGGCAAGTGCGACCAGAAGACGGGCAAGTGCACCTGCGAGCCCAACTGGTGGGGCCCCCagtgctccagctcctgctaCTGCAGCCACAACTCCCAGTGCGACCAGCAGACCGGCAACTGCCTGTGCCAGCCGGGCTGGTGGGGCCGCGGCTGCAACAACCAGTGCTCCTGCAACAACTCGCCCTGCGAGCAGTTCACCGGGCGCTGCCAGTGCCGCGAGCGCACCTTCGGGCCCCGCTGCGACCGCTACTGCCAGTGCTACAAGGGGAAGTGCAACCAGGTGGATGGCACCTGCACCTGTGAGCCGGGCTACCGTGGCAAGTATTGCCGCGAGCCATGCCCGGCCGGCTTCTATGGGCAAGGCTGCCGGAGGCG GTGCGGGCAGTGCAagagcctgcagccctgcaccgTGGCGGATGGGCGCTGCCTGACGTGCGAGGCGGGATGGAACGGCACCAAGTGCGACCAGCCCTGCTCGGCTGGTTTCTATGGGGAGGGCTGCGAGAAGCTCTGCCCCCCCTGCAAGGATGGCCACACCTGCAACCACATCAACGGCAAGTGCTCGCACTGCAACCCTGGCTGGATTGGAGACAG GTGCGAAACCAAGTGCCGCAATGGGACGTACGGGGAGAACTGTGCCTTCGTCTGCAGCGACTGCGTCAGCGGAGAGTGCCACTTCGAGACGGGACGGTGCCTGTGCCGCGCCGGCTCCCACGGCACGTA CTGTAACCTCACCTGCCCACCCGGCCACTATGGAGCCAACTGCGCTCAAGCCTGCAGCTGCCACGACGGCGCCTGCGACCCGCTGACGGGCGCCTGCCACATGG AAGCCAACCAGCGGATGGGGGTGATCGGGGCCGGAGCTCTGCTGGCGCTGCTGCTCATcctcctgctctcactgctctgctgctgctgcatctgcCGCAAGAAAGACGAAGGGCACGG AGCAAATCAGGACCCGGTGGCAGCCAAGAAGCCGCCAAGACGCTTGTGCGGGCGCTTCAGCCGCATCAGCATGAAGCTGCCACGCATCCCCCTGCGCCGCCAGAAGATGCCCAAGGTCGTAG TAGCTCACCACGACCTGGAGAACACGCTGAACTGCAGCTTCATCGAGCCACCCTCGGTGGTGGAGCAGCCCTCCCCATCCTGGTCATCCCGTggctccttctcttccttcgACACCACGGATGAGGGGCCAGTGTACTGCGTGCCCCATGAAG AGAGCGTGGGtgacagcagggacagggcaccatCCTCCAGCCCCGGTGAGAAGCTCGTGGCCCCGGCCGgtggggaggaggcagctgagTACAGCTTCCTGAAGGAGACAGGCTCTGTCAAGGCCTTCCATGCCGACAGCAGCGAAACGCCCCTGCTCAAATCCTCGGACAGCGAGCGCTCGTCCTGCGGGTCGGGCTCGGCCAGCGCCGCGCTCTACGCCAGGGTCGCCCGCCTCTCCAAGCAGtccaaggaggaggaggagacagcGCTGTCCCCAGAAAGAACCAAGCCCCGTCCTCCTGACCCATCCACCAAGCCCAAGGTGTCCTGGATCCACAGCCGCTACAACTCCAACCAGTCCAACTCGCTGCCCAGCCGCTCCCCGGAGCCAGCGACCGCCCGGCCCAGCAGCCCTGAGCACGGCCAAGGCTTGGCCAAGAGGAAGAGGAGCCCCAGCGAGACGTCGGCTGGTGTGCACGGCAAAGCGGAGGAGAAGGGCAGCGGTGGCACACGTAGCAAGGAGAGACCACAGAAGCACCCCAAGGAGCCTGGCGTCTCTGAGGGCAAAGCCAGCCTTGCCACGGAGCCCCAGTCGCCTTCGAAACCCAAACAGAGGAGCAAGGCCAGCATGGAGCAGATGGAGAACATCAACGGGGCGGTGCAGAACGCCTTCAAAAAGATGGGCGGCTTCCATGCGGAGCGGCGGGCCGGGGAGGCCCCGCgcagccccagtgccagcaAGCCACGCTCCGAGGCCCTCCATCCCCACCTGGCCTCCGAGGCAGCCACGCTGCTGGCGGcccagctgaaggaaaagactCAGAGCCTCAACAAGGCGGAGGGCAGCGCCCGGCCCAACGGGGTGGGGGCCCAGCGGGAGAAGCCCACCCCACCCCAGAAAGCCAAGCGCTCGGCGGCCACCGGCAGCCAGAAGGCCAGCAAGCCCCTGCTGCCCACCTCGCCCAACCTGCAGAAACTGATCCCCGCCACGGCCGAGCCGACGGCCGGGGGCGAGCCCAGGCGGGTGGAGAAACAAACCACGGTCAGCAGCCAGGACCCGGCTCCCCCGAGCGAGCAGACGGTCAAGAAGACGCCCATTAAAAAGCCCCCCAGGAAGAAGAGCCGAGAAGCCACCCTGGAGCCGCCCAAAGCAGCTGCGGTGCCAGTGCAGATGGTGCAGTAA
- the SCARF2 gene encoding scavenger receptor class F member 2 isoform X2, whose product MAALGLRPPRPNGAAVLLLLLAVLSCGAAQELSPRGRNVCRAAGSSVLVCCPGWRQQGSECVIAVCEGNFTCKENEVCVRPSECRCRHGYFGANCDTKCPRQFWGPDCKEMCSCHPNGQCEDVTGQCTCNPNRWGPKCENICLCKHGKCDQKTGKCTCEPNWWGPQCSSSCYCSHNSQCDQQTGNCLCQPGWWGRGCNNQCSCNNSPCEQFTGRCQCRERTFGPRCDRYCQCYKGKCNQVDGTCTCEPGYRGKYCREPCPAGFYGQGCRRRCGQCKSLQPCTVADGRCLTCEAGWNGTKCDQPCSAGFYGEGCEKLCPPCKDGHTCNHINGKCSHCNPGWIGDRCETKCRNGTYGENCAFVCSDCVSGECHFETGRCLCRAGSHGTYCNLTCPPGHYGANCAQACSCHDGACDPLTGACHMEANQRMGVIGAGALLALLLILLLSLLCCCCICRKKDEGHGANQDPVAAKKPPRRLCGRFSRISMKLPRIPLRRQKMPKVVAHHDLENTLNCSFIEPPSVVEQPSPSWSSRGSFSSFDTTDEGPVYCVPHEESVGDSRDRAPSSSPGEKLVAPAGGEEAAEYSFLKETGSVKAFHADSSETPLLKSSDSERSSCGSGSASAALYARVARLSKQSKEEEETALSPERTKPRPPDPSTKPKVSWIHSRYNSNQSNSLPSRSPEPATARPSSPEHGQGLAKRKRSPSETSAGVHGKAEEKGSGGTRSKERPQKHPKEPGVSEGKASLATEPQSPSKPKQRSKASMEQMENINGAVQNAFKKMGGFHAERRAGEAPRSPSASKPRSEALHPHLASEAATLLAAQLKEKTQSLNKAEGSARPNGVGAQREKPTPPQKAKRSAATGSQKASKPLLPTSPNLQKLIPATAEPTAGGEPRRVEKQTTVSSQDPAPPSEQTVKKTPIKKPPRKKSREATLEPPKAAAVPVQMVQ is encoded by the exons ctcctccgtGCTCGTGTGCTGCCCAGGATGGAGGCAACAAGGAAGCGAGTGTGTGATAG CTGTCTGCGAAGGGAACTTTACCTGCAAGGAGAACGAGGTGTGCGTGAGACCCAGCGAGTGCCGCTGCCGCCACGGCTACTTCGGTGCCAACTGCGACACCA AGTGTCCCCGTCAGTTCTGGGGCCCCGACTGCAAGGAGATGTGCAGCTGCCACCCCAACGGGCAGTGTGAGGACGTGACGGGCCAGTGCACCTGCAACCCCAACCGCTGGGGCCCCAAGTGCGAGAACATCTGCCTCTGCAAGCACGGCAAGTGCGACCAGAAGACGGGCAAGTGCACCTGCGAGCCCAACTGGTGGGGCCCCCagtgctccagctcctgctaCTGCAGCCACAACTCCCAGTGCGACCAGCAGACCGGCAACTGCCTGTGCCAGCCGGGCTGGTGGGGCCGCGGCTGCAACAACCAGTGCTCCTGCAACAACTCGCCCTGCGAGCAGTTCACCGGGCGCTGCCAGTGCCGCGAGCGCACCTTCGGGCCCCGCTGCGACCGCTACTGCCAGTGCTACAAGGGGAAGTGCAACCAGGTGGATGGCACCTGCACCTGTGAGCCGGGCTACCGTGGCAAGTATTGCCGCGAGCCATGCCCGGCCGGCTTCTATGGGCAAGGCTGCCGGAGGCG GTGCGGGCAGTGCAagagcctgcagccctgcaccgTGGCGGATGGGCGCTGCCTGACGTGCGAGGCGGGATGGAACGGCACCAAGTGCGACCAGCCCTGCTCGGCTGGTTTCTATGGGGAGGGCTGCGAGAAGCTCTGCCCCCCCTGCAAGGATGGCCACACCTGCAACCACATCAACGGCAAGTGCTCGCACTGCAACCCTGGCTGGATTGGAGACAG GTGCGAAACCAAGTGCCGCAATGGGACGTACGGGGAGAACTGTGCCTTCGTCTGCAGCGACTGCGTCAGCGGAGAGTGCCACTTCGAGACGGGACGGTGCCTGTGCCGCGCCGGCTCCCACGGCACGTA CTGTAACCTCACCTGCCCACCCGGCCACTATGGAGCCAACTGCGCTCAAGCCTGCAGCTGCCACGACGGCGCCTGCGACCCGCTGACGGGCGCCTGCCACATGG AAGCCAACCAGCGGATGGGGGTGATCGGGGCCGGAGCTCTGCTGGCGCTGCTGCTCATcctcctgctctcactgctctgctgctgctgcatctgcCGCAAGAAAGACGAAGGGCACGG AGCAAATCAGGACCCGGTGGCAGCCAAGAAGCCGCCAAGACGCTTGTGCGGGCGCTTCAGCCGCATCAGCATGAAGCTGCCACGCATCCCCCTGCGCCGCCAGAAGATGCCCAAGGTCGTAG CTCACCACGACCTGGAGAACACGCTGAACTGCAGCTTCATCGAGCCACCCTCGGTGGTGGAGCAGCCCTCCCCATCCTGGTCATCCCGTggctccttctcttccttcgACACCACGGATGAGGGGCCAGTGTACTGCGTGCCCCATGAAG AGAGCGTGGGtgacagcagggacagggcaccatCCTCCAGCCCCGGTGAGAAGCTCGTGGCCCCGGCCGgtggggaggaggcagctgagTACAGCTTCCTGAAGGAGACAGGCTCTGTCAAGGCCTTCCATGCCGACAGCAGCGAAACGCCCCTGCTCAAATCCTCGGACAGCGAGCGCTCGTCCTGCGGGTCGGGCTCGGCCAGCGCCGCGCTCTACGCCAGGGTCGCCCGCCTCTCCAAGCAGtccaaggaggaggaggagacagcGCTGTCCCCAGAAAGAACCAAGCCCCGTCCTCCTGACCCATCCACCAAGCCCAAGGTGTCCTGGATCCACAGCCGCTACAACTCCAACCAGTCCAACTCGCTGCCCAGCCGCTCCCCGGAGCCAGCGACCGCCCGGCCCAGCAGCCCTGAGCACGGCCAAGGCTTGGCCAAGAGGAAGAGGAGCCCCAGCGAGACGTCGGCTGGTGTGCACGGCAAAGCGGAGGAGAAGGGCAGCGGTGGCACACGTAGCAAGGAGAGACCACAGAAGCACCCCAAGGAGCCTGGCGTCTCTGAGGGCAAAGCCAGCCTTGCCACGGAGCCCCAGTCGCCTTCGAAACCCAAACAGAGGAGCAAGGCCAGCATGGAGCAGATGGAGAACATCAACGGGGCGGTGCAGAACGCCTTCAAAAAGATGGGCGGCTTCCATGCGGAGCGGCGGGCCGGGGAGGCCCCGCgcagccccagtgccagcaAGCCACGCTCCGAGGCCCTCCATCCCCACCTGGCCTCCGAGGCAGCCACGCTGCTGGCGGcccagctgaaggaaaagactCAGAGCCTCAACAAGGCGGAGGGCAGCGCCCGGCCCAACGGGGTGGGGGCCCAGCGGGAGAAGCCCACCCCACCCCAGAAAGCCAAGCGCTCGGCGGCCACCGGCAGCCAGAAGGCCAGCAAGCCCCTGCTGCCCACCTCGCCCAACCTGCAGAAACTGATCCCCGCCACGGCCGAGCCGACGGCCGGGGGCGAGCCCAGGCGGGTGGAGAAACAAACCACGGTCAGCAGCCAGGACCCGGCTCCCCCGAGCGAGCAGACGGTCAAGAAGACGCCCATTAAAAAGCCCCCCAGGAAGAAGAGCCGAGAAGCCACCCTGGAGCCGCCCAAAGCAGCTGCGGTGCCAGTGCAGATGGTGCAGTAA